One Ranitomeya imitator isolate aRanImi1 chromosome 4, aRanImi1.pri, whole genome shotgun sequence genomic window, AAACTTACTAGCAAAAGACAAAATCACTCTTAAGGAGCTTCAGTCCCTGCTGGGGCTACTGAACTTTTCCTTAAGGGTCATTCCGATTGGCAGGGTTTTTTCCAGGTCGCTTTACGAAGCTACTAAAGGGCATTCTTCCCCCAATTCTCATATCAGATTGTGTTCCGAGGTGAAAGAGGACGCCAGAATCTGGCTAGCATTTTTAGCGGGTTTTAATGGCAGATCAATAATCCAATCCCCTTTTGTCTCTTCGGATTTTATTCCCCTCGTTTTTTCTGCAGACGCCACTCTAGGAGTAGCTTGTTTGTTTCAATCTCACTGGGTATCCCTGAACTGGCCTGTCAATTGGGTTGCTAGAAAATTAAACAAGAACCCTTTTATTACTGAACTTTTGTCAATCCTTCTATGTATTTGCTTATGGGGCCGTGAATTGCAAAATTCCAGGGTTCTACTACATTCCATGAATCAGGCAGTAATTTTTTCAATCAATACCCTATCATCCAAAAATGCGAATGCAgcaaaaattttgagaaaattgGTTTTGGAATGTTTGAACTGCAATATTTGGTTAAAAGCAGTCTCGGGAGGTGGTAAAGTTAGTCATTTAACTGATCTTATATTGCACCGTCAGTGGCTTGATTTTTATCTACAGGTCCCAATGGCAGACAAAGAGGCGTACGATTGCCCCCTTTCAATTCAGGACCTGATTCCGATATAATTCCTTATTTTATTCAGAATTCTTTATCAAACAGATCATGGGCTGATTACTCAGCTGCATGGAAGAAATGGGTCGATTTTTCTGTGCTTTTCGGTTTTGACGCCTCTGTTCCTGACCCGACTTCGGCTTTGAAATTCGCTGAGTCTCTGGTCAAACAGGGCTTATCTTACTCCGCAATAGCCAAAAGCTTTGCGGGAGTCTCTTTCTTTTTAAAATTACATGGCGGTACTGCGTTAACGGAATTTTTCTTAGTTAAGCAATTTTTGAAGGGCCTGAAAAGGGAAAGGTTTTTTCCGGATTCAAGGTGCCCTATTGCTATTTCTTTGTTAATTGACATTTGTTCTGCCCTTGCGCACGTTTGTAAGAATTTTGAGGAAGCGCTTTTGTTTAATTCCATATTTTCTATCTCCTTTTTTGGGGCACTGAGGGTCAGTGAGGTAGTATCAGCCAAGAAAGCTGTTTCATCCGGGCTCATGCTTTCGGACGTCAGAATTTTTGAATCGTTTCTTCTCTTGTTTATCAGGAAGTCTAAAACGGATCAGCTGGGGAGAGGATCTGAACTAAGATTGAATTCGTTCCCTGAATCTAAAATTTGTCCTGTGGCTAATCTGTCTAAATGGATTACGTTTAGGCCTCCGGCTGAAGGCTCCCTATTTATTCATAGAGATTCTTCCCCGGTGACGGTTTTTCAATTCAATTTTATTTTGAAGAAGTGTTTGGCATTTTTGGGTAAAAGTCATCTCAAAATTACTTCCCATTCTTTCAGAATAGGTGCGGCTACAGAAGCCTCAAGAGCTGGCCTATCTGACGATAGAATTAAAAGAATGGGAAGATGGGAATCGAAAAGATTCAAAATTTATGTTTGTCCTGATTTATATCCCGATTAATTTTTATTTCTCTTATACCCTGCAGTTATTTGGATCGTTGGGCATTCATTTGTCTTCTGGGCTCAGAAGAGGGCCGGCCTTCGATCATATTCTGAAAATTTGTCGTTCCATTCTTCTAAAGTTCAAGTCTTTTGGCACGGCATTCGCGGCCTGAAATGGCCTTCTTTGGTGTCCGAGGTAAAGAGTTGTTTGGAGAAGTTCCCTTATCCGGATTTAATTGTAGTGCATCTCGCTGGGAATGACTTAGGAAGAATCAACACTTTGAATTTACTGGCCATTATGCGGTCAGATCTTACTTATTTAAGACAGACTTTTCCATTGTCTGGTGTCGTTTTTTCAGAAATCATTCCCAGGCGTGCTTGGCACTGTAATCAactttcatttttggataagatccGGAAGAGGGTTAATTTCTCCATGAAGAAGTTTTTACCTCTTATTTCTGGGTTTTCTTTTAGACATACAGACTTAGAAGGCTTTTTACCAGGGATGTTCAGAAATGATTTGGTTCATTTGTCCGATATCGGACTTGATATATTTAATCTTAACATGGGCAATATAAtcgaaaaatggctgtgtggtttggggGGGGCCTCGGCTCTTTGAACCTTGGCCTTTTgggtaaaaatcactcaactttgggtggatttggtttctggaagtttatggacatttggacttatgaacttatggatattatttattggttatttatttaattaattggattttgtaactcaaaataaaacctcacggccatttattccaaccattaaaggtgtcttgtgattattataattatagttataggccttatggggacatgtaagcccccccgctcagacagcagaaatatagcgggggtcccatgtccacataggcCTGGCACATTCATTTATGCCATGAATATTAGGGGTCAAGTTGAGGTCAGGGTATTTActgttactgtatgtaaaagcagcCAGATCTGGTTCTGACAGGCTTTTTGCCCGCCTAAATTTTTGATGGAtgattggttgtcaatcagttgcttggcagattttgttatgatatatacctgagcaccggcgttggatactcagttcgccggcgcttgaagaaaagaagagcccgccctccctccctttatgttatcattcacctgtcgtttggttttatttgtgggtaaaaatcactcaactttgggtggatttggtttctggaagtttatggacatttggacttatgaacttatggatattatttattggttatttatttaattaattggattttgtaactcaaaataaaacctcacggccatttattccaaccattaaaggtgtcttgtgattattataattatagttataggccttatggggacatgtaagcccccccgctcagacagcagaaatatagcgggggtcccatgtccacataggcCTGGCACATTCATTTATGCCATGAATATTAGGGGTCAAGTTGAGGTCAGGGTATTTActgttactgtatgtaaaagcagccagatctggttctgactggctttttgcccgcctaaatttttgatggatgattggttgtcaatcagttgctgggcagattttgttatgatatatacctgagcaccggcgttggatactcagttcgccggcgcttgaagaaaagaagagcccgccctccctccctttatgttatcattcacctgtcgtttggttttatttgtgggtaaaaatcactcaactttgggtggatttggtttctggaagtttatggacatttggacttatggatattatttattggttatttatttaattaattggattttgtaactcaaaataaaacctcacggccatttattccaaccattaaaggtgtcttgtgattattataattataggccttatggggacatgtgctcacacacacacacacacacacacacacacacacacacacacacacacacacacacacacacacacacacacacacacacacacacacacacacacacacacacacacacacacacacacacacacacctcagaatgtgcTCATTCAACTCTCTATGGTGCGCACTTTGATGGCCCATTTTTTTGTCCATGTGCGAGTTTTATTGTTTTTATAGCTgtctttaagtgtattcacatcagggcacctcactgcattgtgttttattattgtgattcttattttttgttgttaaacctataaaaaacagaaaaaatttGCCGAATAAGAAGCCATCTTCAGctccgaacacacacacacacctcagaatctgctcacacacacacacctcagaatatGCTCACAAACACCTCAGAATGTGCACACACACCGCAGAATGTGCACACACACACCTCTGTGCACACACACACTTCAGACTGTACACACACCTcagaatgcacacacacacacctcagaatgtgcacacacacaaacacctcaaatgtgcacacacacacacacaccatgtgCTCTCGTCTCCCTCTCTGAAACAACGGAGAAGATACGGAGGGGCATGGCCTAatcaagggggcgtgtcggctgccTCTGCTGGCTGTGCGGCTGAAGCAGAGTCTATGCGGGACTcacaatcgggacagtcccgcagccTGAGCTGACTACACCGGAGGGGACTGTGAGGTCCTCGCTCCTCACCTCCTGTCTCGTGACCTCCGCAGAGCTCCGATCTAGACGCAACCCTCCTATCACGTGTCACAGGGGACACTGCGCGGGGGCAAGCAATGACGTCACCGCGCTGACCGACGTCCGCTGCGTGACAACGGCTCTAACGGCCACAAGTAGCGGTTGTCCTGAGGTAACAGTGTCCCTCATCTTCTGTCCCCCGCGGAGCGGAGAGCAGGGAGGAACCGACAGCCGGGGGCAGAGGGCGTTGTTAGGGAGTCGGGGCGCCTGAGCCCCGGCCGTGACTGTTGGATCCGGAGGAGGAGCCCGGCGGCGGCGACAGTTGGTGATTTCGTTTACTAATTTTTTTCCGTATTGCGCCCTGTACCCTGTATGCGCAGGACATGTAATGTGCGGCTTTCTGCCGCTGCTCCTGTGCTCCCTctactggtggctgcaggtagTCGTCTTGTCACCTTTTCTACCAGGATAGTTCTAGATTATCATGTGCAGGATAGTAGTGATGATTCTGGGGTCCATCCTGTGTTGGGGAATGTTGGGGGTGGTTGTTCTGTCACAGAAAAGCCTCTAAATAATTATGTATTCCAGATTAATAAAAATGAAGATGTGTTCAAAGCAGTAAAATAATGAATTACTGTCCTCCTCGTGGACTTCTCTTATGACATCATCGCCTTCTCCTCTGTGACATCATCGCCTTCTCCGTGACACAGTTCCATCCGAAACTCGCACCATTGTCGCCAATCACTTGAGCAGAGCAGTCGTCTCACCGCCAGATGTGTCCCCTTAGATGCCAAACAAGAGCAGCGTTTTCTCCAGGCCACAGATGGAAGATTGTGATTTACTAATCTCCGGCACCGCAGGAAAAACTCATCAGGAAGTGACAGATAAGTGTCAATGATCTGTTCCCGTATTCCTCCCCTCCACTGTCTTCCCTGAGGTGTAACGTTCTAGGACCCCGTACAATGGCCACAGTACTGCAGGATACAGGGATTGCAGCAGGTGGCGGACCTTGCCCCTGGTATCATATCTGTTTACTGTGAGAAATCCTAAAAGCACCGTCCCATATTACTGCCCCCATCCTGTGGTCTCATTCACAGACAGATTGTAGCCTGGATTTGGGTtatgaatttgtaagccaaaatcaggagtgggtgcaaGTGTCTGTATACTGTATTTGTGCATGTATGCGTGCTATCAGTGTATGTCtgcatatgtgtgtgcatgtatgtgtacagtatgtgtgcatatatacgtactgtatgtgtgcatgtgtatttCTGTATAGatttgtactgtatgtgtgtacatgtCTGCTTACTATATGAGTGcaggtctgtgtactgtatgtgtgcatatctacgtactgtatgtgtgcatgcctgtgtactgtatgtgcatgtctgtgtactgtatgtgcatgtctgtgtactgtatgtgcatgtctgtgtgctgtatgtgtatatctgtgtactgcatgtgcatgtctgcatatgtgtgtatatctgtgtactgtatgtgcatgtctgtactgtatgtgcatgtctgtactgtatgtgcatgtctgtactgtatgtgtatatctgcgtactgtatgtgcatgtctgcatatgtgtgtatatctgtgtactgtatgtgcatgtctgcatatgtgtgtatatctgtgtactgtatgtgcatgtctgtactgtatgtgcatgtctgtactgtatgtgcatgtctgtactgtatgtgcatgtctgcgtactgtatgtgcttGTCTGCATATGTGTGCATATCTGTGTACTGTATGTACATGTCTGGTtatgtgtgtatatctgtgtactgtatgtgcatgtctACTGTATGCGTATATCTGTGTACTGTATGGGCATGTCTGCatatgtgtgtatatctgtgtactgtatgtgcatgtctgcatatgtgtgtatatctgtgtactgtatgtgcatgtctgcatatgtgtgtatatatgtgtactgtatgtgcttgtctgcatatgtgtgtatatctgtgtactgtatgtgcatgtctgcatatgtgtgtatatctgtgtactgtatgtgcatgtctgtactgtatgtgtatatctgtgtactgtatgtgcatgtctgcatatgtgtgtatatctgcgtactgtatgtgcttgtctgcatatgtgtgtatatctgtgtactgtatgtgcatgtctgcatatgtgtgtatatctgcgtactgtatgtgcatgtctgtgtgctgtatgtgaatatctgtgtactgtatgtgcatgtctgcatatgtgtgtatatctgtgtactgtatgtgcatgtctgcatatgtgtgtatatctgtgtactgtatgtgcatgtctgcatatgtgtgtatatctgtgtactgtatgtgcatgtctgcatatgtgtgtatatctgtgtactgtatgtgcatgtctTTTTTTAACCATTACATTTTTAATGAAATATTTAGTCCTAATTTGCAACATATTATCAATCACTGTTGATCATCATGACGTCACATTCTCTTGAGATCCTCAATTATTTAATAGCTAAAAACAGTAATAATAATTTCTCGTCAGAACAAATTACAGGTATATggggaagaggaagaaaagagggtGATGACAACAGATGGTTTATATCCAGTAGTGTAACTAGTGCCACGCTACCTCTCTACAACCACAGTATTTAACCGGAATGACAGCCAACGGTCCCATTTGTTGAGGAACGACAAAATGTTATTAGTAGACGAAGCAATTATTTTTTCCTAGAGACAATTGTGCTTCACCAGTGCTATAATTTCAGCCAGTGACAGACACACAGGATTTTTCTAATATCTTGCGATTTTGATTTTGCTAGCTGTGAGAATATGCACAATCACTGCCCGAAACTCGGGAGGAACTAAATCCAGGTCAATGGCCAGAAGTGCTTGGTAATTGTCATTGGGATGGTGCTAATCTGGGATATTAGATGGGTGATTGCATGCCATAATTGTTTTGCTCTATCGTTGGTCCACATCAGTGCCAGTGTATATGGCGTGAAATACTACCCGTACAATAGTTTTTTTGCATTTTCCAAATGATTTGTACACTTTAAGTGTATGCCTATCATTGAGAAGGACGTCTGCCATTGGTCTGGAGTGATTGTGCATTGTAGATCCTTCTCCCATTTATGAAGATATGTGTCCAGAGAGAGGAACGTATCCTTAACGGGAACCTTTCAGCAGTACTGCGTCAGGAATCTACACACAgtttcaggttggcgccgttatactgattacaatgataccttgtttgatgaaatcttgtggttgttgttgcaTCGGAAGTGCCGGATTgaaatcccccgccaaagccacGCAGCACTGTTCATTTGCTGAGCTGCcggcggctgagccaatgagcgggcGGGATTGAAATCCCCTGCCAAAGCCGCGTGGTACCGCTCAGCCAATGAGTGCACGCCTTGGTAGGGGGTTTTTGAATCCCGCACAGCACCGCTGATTGGCTCAGCCGGATTTCAATGGATAACTGAATTTATATAAGAGGTTAATAGGTCCTGAAACAATTTGTAATATTCACTTGTCTGTCCATGAGGGCCGGGGGACTTGTTTTTCACTGTCTTAATCACTTCCTTTATCTCTACGGAGTTATTGGTTGATTTAATGTGATTACTTAGTCTACTGGTAGTTTGGGTAACTTTATGCTTTCTGAAAATTGGTGAATCAATTTGGTGTTGGACTGTAACGTTGATTTGTTTTCTTGTAAATTGTAAAAGGATGAATAGTAGTTTGCAAAGGTGTTTGTATCTCTTTAGGGATAAATATTTTATTGTTTTGCTCACCCCGTATGTGGGATAACCTTTGTTTAGTCATTTTGGCTTTGACTTTATTGGTTTATATTTTCCCTGCCCCGTTTCCCTGCCATTAGTATTTGGCTTTGCTTTTCCATAGGTTGTGCTCATATTTGTGTTGGGACAGTTGGTAGAATTCATGCCGTACAGAGTTGTGCGTATGGGACTACGCTTGTGTGCCTCTTCTACTGAGGTTATATTTTGGTTGATTTGGCGTAGTCTCACTCTGATGGAATAGACGTAGATGGAGGTAAACTTGTGTCTTGTTCAGGTCCACTCCTTCCTCAGCGTCAACTTTTTTTTTCCTCTGAGCTTATCTCTTCGTCGCCAGCGACCACTTCTGCAGCAGAGTCATAGCCTCTTGGGGAGATGTCAGGACATGTGTGGCTCCATTCTTGGTGATGATGAGCTTCACTGCGTAGCCCAACATGTACGGGATCCCTTTCTCTCATAGAGTCTTTGTCGCTATTGAGAATTCCTGCCTACTGTTATGGGTGACAGCGGACAGATCCGTAAATACCAGAATGTTCCTGAACCTGTCTGGGAGTTCTGCCCTAGTTACGGCCTCCTTATAGTCATAGTAGCCGGGCAATTACCGTACATCCCTGGGTGCAGAGGTGGAGTCACAATTGG contains:
- the LOC138674531 gene encoding uncharacterized protein — protein: MEKLLQELLSRAGGEDGEDWLRSCLAMKPPLAASEAVAPPPVPEPVVPAAGPGLSEASGKSRRRCASKSRSPPRDFGDHQLGEPSTSSGAAGRARKGTGRKSVAVPLSAGARSAPAAAARGSRSALPPLSSDEEEDRDPRLARQLRSPHSAGWSAGCEGGRRPDDRPARVIWIVGHSFVFWAQKRAGLRSYSENLSFHSSKVQVFWHGIRGLKWPSLVSEVKSCLEKFPYPDLIVVHLAGNDLGRINTLNLLAIMRSDLTYLRQTFPLSGVVFSEIIPRRAWHCNQLSFLDKIRKRVNFSMKKFLPLISGFSFRHTDLEGFLPGMFRNDLVHLSDIGLDIFNLNMGNIIEKWLCGLGGASAL